From one Rosa rugosa chromosome 4, drRosRugo1.1, whole genome shotgun sequence genomic stretch:
- the LOC133706538 gene encoding pre-mRNA-splicing factor cwc25-like, with translation MVGEAADRDSRHKDAARYKAKYEEDADRDSRHRDSRSREDRHKDEYALRDHHSDRSGSKHANDESYAVESRYKKSRYDDGEQTRYNDDRGSRGWTMIIVHPEVRHVDPEKNNGGDTVFHDDRRNRADDIEDQAYCISTSTKEQHVDPEKNDGGYTRYKDDRGNRADDREDQNFSRSRSTKERHVDPEKNAGEFTRYNDDRGNRADDREDRSYSRSRSTKEQHFDPEKKVSVMAESIADKKGSRLHHADADLNASCNRQRNSPSSHSHLSKDQSRPSIQAELKYGEPEERVRQNFLPSKEVVDVSGVLEQPCLSKRTKRLFDKDDSSFGDLSVERDLISDESKPSTSPLDLPDDSKLTRSTWDNYDSKKFGKSSGVKDTGSSCVEGKGSWQLPSKKLPVGRKF, from the exons ATGGTTGGAGAAGCTGCTGACAGGGATAGTaggcacaaggatgctgcaagATATAAAGCTAAGTATGAAGAAGATGCTGACAGAGATAGTAGGCACAGGGATAGCAGGTCCAGGGAAGATAGGCACAAGGATGAATATGCCTTAAGAGATCACCACAGTGACAGGTCGGGTAGTAAGCATGCAAATGATGAAAGTTATGCTGTTGAAAGTCGGTATAAGAAATCAAGATATGATGATGGAGAACAGACTAGGTATAATGATGATAGGGGAAGTAGAGGGTGGACCATGATTATAGTACATCCTGAAGTACGACATGTTGATCCAGAAAAGAATAATGGAGGAGACACTGTGTTTCATGATGATAGGAGAAATAGAGCTGATGATATAGAGGACCAAGCCTATTGCATATCCACAAGTACCAAGGAACAACATGTTGATCCTGAAAAGAATGATGGAGGGTACACTAGGTATAAGGATGATAGGGGAAATAGAGCTGATGATAGAGAGGACCAAAACTTTAGCAGATCCCGGAGTACCAAGGAACGACATGTTGATCCAGAAAAGAATGCTGGAGAATTCACTAGGTATAATGATGATAGGGGAAATAGAGCTGATGATAGAGAGGACAGAAGCTATAGTAGATCCCGAAGTACCAAGGAACAACATTTTGATCCAGAAAAGAAAGTCAGTGTCATGGCAGAGTCTATTGCTGATAAGAAAGGGTCTCGTTTACACCATGCTGATGCAGACTTAAATGCAAGCTGTAACAGACAGAGGAATTCACCTAGCTCCCATTCTCATCTTTCAAAAGATCAATCCAG GCCCTCAATCCAAGCAGAATTGAAGTATGGGGAACCTGAAGAAAGAGTAAGGCAAAATTTCCTTCCCTCAAAGGAGGTTGTAGATGTTTCTGGAGTTCTTGAGCAGCCTTGTTTGTCTAAACGCACCAAGAGACTATTTGACAAGGACGACAGTAGTTTCGGTGACTTATCAGTCGAGAGGGATTTGATTTCTGATGAGTCCAAACCCTCCACTTCTCCTCTGGATCTACCTGATGATTCTAAGTTGACAAGATCTACATGGGACAACTATGATAGCAAAAAATTTGGAAAGAGTAGTGGTGTCAAGGATACAGGTTCATCTTGTGTTGAAGGAAAGGGAAGTTGGCAGTTGCCTTCCAAGAAACTTCCTGTAGGTAGAAAATTCTAG
- the LOC133743859 gene encoding uncharacterized protein LOC133743859 isoform X2, whose translation MFQCSKLGLAGFFRELWGCSAKQKFKFQFCYCGGLRLILELKISFMDDGLGKIKVIPDHFKASSPSVDSSQNDRSHSWSLGKLRTAAHMLKSFSLRGLPWGSSTDGEEKVELSAVELESLRTELADIEEREAHLKAQLEHVDEILRFARLSGYLYIRTRWTALPGEPPPLDDTDVDDWLPRFVVLQGTCMFFYLLSTDLSPQDSTLLSDIVEIGPLPSFTRDDEGTRYAFYILTRQGLRYECSSVSEIQLNSWLAALRTDCKLEKSDATIPNGSC comes from the exons ATGTTTCAATGTTCCAAATTGGGATTAGCTGGGTTCTTTAGAGAATTGTGGGGTTGTTCTGCAAAACAGAAAttcaaatttcagttttgttattGTGGAG GTTTGCGCCTTATTCTAGAACTGAAAATCAGCTTCATGGATGATGGTCTTGGGAAGATAAAGGTTATTCCAGATCATTTTAAAGCATCCTCACCCAGTGTTGACTCTTCTCAAAAT GATAGGTCCCATAGCTGGAGTCTAGGAAAATTAAGAACTGCTGCACACATGTTGAAGTCGTTTAGTCTAAGGGGGTTGCCATGGGGTTCTAGCACGGATGGTGAAGAAAAG GTTGAGCTATCTGCTGTAGAACTAGAATCACTTCGAACGGAGCTTGCTGATATAGAAGAGAGGGAAGCTCACTTGAAAGCTCA ATTGGAACACGTTGATGAGATTTTACGATTTGCTCGTCTCTCTGGCTATTTGTACATTCGAACT AGGTGGACAGCACTACCAGGAGaacctcctccccttgatgatacTGATGTTGATGACTGGCTTCCACGCTTTGTTGTCTTGCAAGGGACCTGCATGTTCTTCTACTTGTTATCCACAG ATCTAAGTCCTCAAGACTCCACCCTATTATCTGATATTGTTGAAATAGGTCCCTTGCCAAGCTTTACACGAGATGATGAAGGAACTCGATATGCATTTTATATTTTAACACGTCAAGGACTGCGGTACGAGTGCTCTAGTGTTTCTGAGATACAG TTGAATTCCTGGTTGGCGGCATTACGAACTGACTGCAAATTGGAAAAGTCTGATGCCACAATACCAAATGGTTCATGTTAG
- the LOC133743859 gene encoding uncharacterized protein LOC133743859 isoform X1: MFQCSKLGLAGFFRELWGCSAKQKFKFQFCYCGGLRLILELKISFMDDGLGKIKVIPDHFKASSPSVDSSQNVTSSISRPRTDNCLRSHSWSLGKLRTAAHMLKSFSLRGLPWGSSTDGEEKVELSAVELESLRTELADIEEREAHLKAQLEHVDEILRFARLSGYLYIRTRWTALPGEPPPLDDTDVDDWLPRFVVLQGTCMFFYLLSTDLSPQDSTLLSDIVEIGPLPSFTRDDEGTRYAFYILTRQGLRYECSSVSEIQLNSWLAALRTDCKLEKSDATIPNGSC, translated from the exons ATGTTTCAATGTTCCAAATTGGGATTAGCTGGGTTCTTTAGAGAATTGTGGGGTTGTTCTGCAAAACAGAAAttcaaatttcagttttgttattGTGGAG GTTTGCGCCTTATTCTAGAACTGAAAATCAGCTTCATGGATGATGGTCTTGGGAAGATAAAGGTTATTCCAGATCATTTTAAAGCATCCTCACCCAGTGTTGACTCTTCTCAAAATGTAACTTCATCTATTTCACGTCCAAGAACAGATAATTGCTTGAG GTCCCATAGCTGGAGTCTAGGAAAATTAAGAACTGCTGCACACATGTTGAAGTCGTTTAGTCTAAGGGGGTTGCCATGGGGTTCTAGCACGGATGGTGAAGAAAAG GTTGAGCTATCTGCTGTAGAACTAGAATCACTTCGAACGGAGCTTGCTGATATAGAAGAGAGGGAAGCTCACTTGAAAGCTCA ATTGGAACACGTTGATGAGATTTTACGATTTGCTCGTCTCTCTGGCTATTTGTACATTCGAACT AGGTGGACAGCACTACCAGGAGaacctcctccccttgatgatacTGATGTTGATGACTGGCTTCCACGCTTTGTTGTCTTGCAAGGGACCTGCATGTTCTTCTACTTGTTATCCACAG ATCTAAGTCCTCAAGACTCCACCCTATTATCTGATATTGTTGAAATAGGTCCCTTGCCAAGCTTTACACGAGATGATGAAGGAACTCGATATGCATTTTATATTTTAACACGTCAAGGACTGCGGTACGAGTGCTCTAGTGTTTCTGAGATACAG TTGAATTCCTGGTTGGCGGCATTACGAACTGACTGCAAATTGGAAAAGTCTGATGCCACAATACCAAATGGTTCATGTTAG
- the LOC133743859 gene encoding uncharacterized protein LOC133743859 isoform X4 has protein sequence MDDGLGKIKVIPDHFKASSPSVDSSQNDRSHSWSLGKLRTAAHMLKSFSLRGLPWGSSTDGEEKVELSAVELESLRTELADIEEREAHLKAQLEHVDEILRFARLSGYLYIRTRWTALPGEPPPLDDTDVDDWLPRFVVLQGTCMFFYLLSTDLSPQDSTLLSDIVEIGPLPSFTRDDEGTRYAFYILTRQGLRYECSSVSEIQLNSWLAALRTDCKLEKSDATIPNGSC, from the exons ATGGATGATGGTCTTGGGAAGATAAAGGTTATTCCAGATCATTTTAAAGCATCCTCACCCAGTGTTGACTCTTCTCAAAAT GATAGGTCCCATAGCTGGAGTCTAGGAAAATTAAGAACTGCTGCACACATGTTGAAGTCGTTTAGTCTAAGGGGGTTGCCATGGGGTTCTAGCACGGATGGTGAAGAAAAG GTTGAGCTATCTGCTGTAGAACTAGAATCACTTCGAACGGAGCTTGCTGATATAGAAGAGAGGGAAGCTCACTTGAAAGCTCA ATTGGAACACGTTGATGAGATTTTACGATTTGCTCGTCTCTCTGGCTATTTGTACATTCGAACT AGGTGGACAGCACTACCAGGAGaacctcctccccttgatgatacTGATGTTGATGACTGGCTTCCACGCTTTGTTGTCTTGCAAGGGACCTGCATGTTCTTCTACTTGTTATCCACAG ATCTAAGTCCTCAAGACTCCACCCTATTATCTGATATTGTTGAAATAGGTCCCTTGCCAAGCTTTACACGAGATGATGAAGGAACTCGATATGCATTTTATATTTTAACACGTCAAGGACTGCGGTACGAGTGCTCTAGTGTTTCTGAGATACAG TTGAATTCCTGGTTGGCGGCATTACGAACTGACTGCAAATTGGAAAAGTCTGATGCCACAATACCAAATGGTTCATGTTAG
- the LOC133743859 gene encoding uncharacterized protein LOC133743859 isoform X3, giving the protein MDDGLGKIKVIPDHFKASSPSVDSSQNVTSSISRPRTDNCLRSHSWSLGKLRTAAHMLKSFSLRGLPWGSSTDGEEKVELSAVELESLRTELADIEEREAHLKAQLEHVDEILRFARLSGYLYIRTRWTALPGEPPPLDDTDVDDWLPRFVVLQGTCMFFYLLSTDLSPQDSTLLSDIVEIGPLPSFTRDDEGTRYAFYILTRQGLRYECSSVSEIQLNSWLAALRTDCKLEKSDATIPNGSC; this is encoded by the exons ATGGATGATGGTCTTGGGAAGATAAAGGTTATTCCAGATCATTTTAAAGCATCCTCACCCAGTGTTGACTCTTCTCAAAATGTAACTTCATCTATTTCACGTCCAAGAACAGATAATTGCTTGAG GTCCCATAGCTGGAGTCTAGGAAAATTAAGAACTGCTGCACACATGTTGAAGTCGTTTAGTCTAAGGGGGTTGCCATGGGGTTCTAGCACGGATGGTGAAGAAAAG GTTGAGCTATCTGCTGTAGAACTAGAATCACTTCGAACGGAGCTTGCTGATATAGAAGAGAGGGAAGCTCACTTGAAAGCTCA ATTGGAACACGTTGATGAGATTTTACGATTTGCTCGTCTCTCTGGCTATTTGTACATTCGAACT AGGTGGACAGCACTACCAGGAGaacctcctccccttgatgatacTGATGTTGATGACTGGCTTCCACGCTTTGTTGTCTTGCAAGGGACCTGCATGTTCTTCTACTTGTTATCCACAG ATCTAAGTCCTCAAGACTCCACCCTATTATCTGATATTGTTGAAATAGGTCCCTTGCCAAGCTTTACACGAGATGATGAAGGAACTCGATATGCATTTTATATTTTAACACGTCAAGGACTGCGGTACGAGTGCTCTAGTGTTTCTGAGATACAG TTGAATTCCTGGTTGGCGGCATTACGAACTGACTGCAAATTGGAAAAGTCTGATGCCACAATACCAAATGGTTCATGTTAG
- the LOC133743859 gene encoding uncharacterized protein LOC133743859 isoform X5 translates to MSHSWSLGKLRTAAHMLKSFSLRGLPWGSSTDGEEKVELSAVELESLRTELADIEEREAHLKAQLEHVDEILRFARLSGYLYIRTRWTALPGEPPPLDDTDVDDWLPRFVVLQGTCMFFYLLSTDLSPQDSTLLSDIVEIGPLPSFTRDDEGTRYAFYILTRQGLRYECSSVSEIQLNSWLAALRTDCKLEKSDATIPNGSC, encoded by the exons AT GTCCCATAGCTGGAGTCTAGGAAAATTAAGAACTGCTGCACACATGTTGAAGTCGTTTAGTCTAAGGGGGTTGCCATGGGGTTCTAGCACGGATGGTGAAGAAAAG GTTGAGCTATCTGCTGTAGAACTAGAATCACTTCGAACGGAGCTTGCTGATATAGAAGAGAGGGAAGCTCACTTGAAAGCTCA ATTGGAACACGTTGATGAGATTTTACGATTTGCTCGTCTCTCTGGCTATTTGTACATTCGAACT AGGTGGACAGCACTACCAGGAGaacctcctccccttgatgatacTGATGTTGATGACTGGCTTCCACGCTTTGTTGTCTTGCAAGGGACCTGCATGTTCTTCTACTTGTTATCCACAG ATCTAAGTCCTCAAGACTCCACCCTATTATCTGATATTGTTGAAATAGGTCCCTTGCCAAGCTTTACACGAGATGATGAAGGAACTCGATATGCATTTTATATTTTAACACGTCAAGGACTGCGGTACGAGTGCTCTAGTGTTTCTGAGATACAG TTGAATTCCTGGTTGGCGGCATTACGAACTGACTGCAAATTGGAAAAGTCTGATGCCACAATACCAAATGGTTCATGTTAG
- the LOC133743859 gene encoding uncharacterized protein LOC133743859 isoform X6, translating into MLKSFSLRGLPWGSSTDGEEKVELSAVELESLRTELADIEEREAHLKAQLEHVDEILRFARLSGYLYIRTRWTALPGEPPPLDDTDVDDWLPRFVVLQGTCMFFYLLSTDLSPQDSTLLSDIVEIGPLPSFTRDDEGTRYAFYILTRQGLRYECSSVSEIQLNSWLAALRTDCKLEKSDATIPNGSC; encoded by the exons ATGTTGAAGTCGTTTAGTCTAAGGGGGTTGCCATGGGGTTCTAGCACGGATGGTGAAGAAAAG GTTGAGCTATCTGCTGTAGAACTAGAATCACTTCGAACGGAGCTTGCTGATATAGAAGAGAGGGAAGCTCACTTGAAAGCTCA ATTGGAACACGTTGATGAGATTTTACGATTTGCTCGTCTCTCTGGCTATTTGTACATTCGAACT AGGTGGACAGCACTACCAGGAGaacctcctccccttgatgatacTGATGTTGATGACTGGCTTCCACGCTTTGTTGTCTTGCAAGGGACCTGCATGTTCTTCTACTTGTTATCCACAG ATCTAAGTCCTCAAGACTCCACCCTATTATCTGATATTGTTGAAATAGGTCCCTTGCCAAGCTTTACACGAGATGATGAAGGAACTCGATATGCATTTTATATTTTAACACGTCAAGGACTGCGGTACGAGTGCTCTAGTGTTTCTGAGATACAG TTGAATTCCTGGTTGGCGGCATTACGAACTGACTGCAAATTGGAAAAGTCTGATGCCACAATACCAAATGGTTCATGTTAG
- the LOC133743861 gene encoding nucleoside diphosphate kinase 3-like has translation MSSQLFRSASRAARSFLSAPKTSRFFSEGQAVATAAAVTLRGKVPAFASNFGRAGSENASWISAALAVPAAAYMLLDQEVHAAEYERTFIAIKPDGVQRGLISEIIARFERKGFKLVGIKVVVPSKDFAQKHYHDLKERPFFSGLCDFLSSGPVIAMVWEGEGVIKYGRKLIGATDPQKSEPGTIRGDLAVVVGRNIIHGSDGPETAKDEINLWFKPNELVSYTSNSEKWVYGVN, from the exons ATGAGCTCTCAGCTTTTCAGATCCGCTTCCAGAGCTGCCAGGTCCTTCCTCTCTGCTCCCAAGACCTCTCGCTTCTTCTCCG AAGGACAAGCTGTAGCTACTGCAGCAGCAGTAACCTTACGTGGAAAGGTGCCTGCCTTTGCTTCCAATTTTGGAAGAGCTGGTTCTGAAAATGCATCTTGGATTTCAGCAGCCCTCGCTGTTCCTGCTGCAG CTTACATGCTCCTAGACCAGGAGGTTCATGCTGCAGAG TATGAGCGCACTTTCATTGCTATCAAGCCTGATGGAGTTCAAAGAGGACTG ATTTCAGAAATCATAGCTCGATTtgagaggaagggtttcaaacTTGTAGGCATTAAAGTAGTTGTTCCTTCAAAGGATTTCGCACAGAAGCATTATCATGATCTAAAGGAAAGACCATTTTTCAGTGGCCTTTGCGACTTCCTTAGCTCTGGACCTGTGATTGCTATG GTCTGGGAAGGAGAAGGAGTGATCAAGTATGGCCGTAAACTCATTGGAGCTACAGACCCACAAAAATCAGAACCAGGAACTATCAGAGGTGATCTGGCTGTTGTTGTTGGGAG AAATATCATTCACGGTAGTGATGGTCCGGAGACTGCTAAAGACGAAATCAACCTGTGGTTTAAACCAAATGAGTTGGTTAGCTACACCAGCAATTCAGAGAAGTGGGTGTATGGAGTCAACTAG
- the LOC133742652 gene encoding uncharacterized protein LOC133742652, whose protein sequence is MAAGKPLTTEAIALTEKKMDMALDDIIKMAKVAPKGKKQRRVSNKSQTFLKGTAQDKPTKLRCFMDTRSSLRQGVLAQRRSNFQGNQFPIATEAARKAAVVPLRNRAFNRNRVPNWKPRAGAPNQRRAGNVGFGTKLPPQQQPQQRQQQQENVVANQRPQTLDLLFANMKEQRMRAQPPRQNNAVPQRNRGQPRLPWGRGGRFGN, encoded by the exons ATGGCGGCCGGTAAACCCCTCACAACTGAGGCCATTGCTCTTACAGAGAAGAAGATGGACATGGCATTAG ATGACATTATTAAAATGGCCAAAGTTGCTCCCAAGGGTAAGAAGCAACGGAGGGTTTCG AACAAAAGTCAGACTTTTCTTAAGGGTACTGCTCAAGATAAACCAACAAAGCTACGTTGCTTTATGGACACAAGATCATCCCTTAGACAG GGGGTTCTGGCTCAGAGAAGGTCAAACTTCCAGGGGAACCAATTCCCGATTGCAACTGAGGCTGCACGGAAGGCAGCAGTTGTTCCTCTTCGCAATAGAGCTTTTAATCGTAACAGGGTGCCTAACTGGAAACCAAG GGCTGGTGCTCCTAATCAGAGAAGGGCTGGAAATGTTGGCTTTGGTACCAAG CTTCCCCCACAGCAGCAGCCGCAGCAGCGTCAGCAGCAGCAAGAGAATGTAGTTGCTAATCAGAGGCCTCAAACACTTGATTTGCTGTTTGCAAACATGAAGGAGCAAAGGATGAGGGCCCAACCACCACGCCAGAACAATGCCGTACCACAACGTAATAGGGGCCAGCCAAGGCTTCCTTGGGGAAGAGGCGGGCGATTTGGCAACTAA
- the LOC133742651 gene encoding cytochrome b561 and DOMON domain-containing protein At3g61750-like, whose protein sequence is MGNYSKYFIAMFYVFIRMMILLLEPKKNQMVNAADMNNTTVAVLHFCATGSTPLHEPYNDIRKFICSSLDWHGYSIALRKDEHDVVTIVLSGMYEMNWIGVGVSRDGKMEGASAVVGWLRGKDSNSSVIKQYFLQGPSSDQFIPDKGDLEFGKAAPTMLLQDTTIYLAFQLQFANGITRQPFIFAAGIGKPGDNNILPKHAFNTSMTVDFSKGTFTLGYVDISKVKLNHGILAIVGWGIFIPLGVALARYLRDLEPLWYYLHSSVQFVGFFVGLAAVAVGKSLYDRIDADFLYHRAIGYTVLSLSVLEVCQFVMRPSSSSNVRHYWNLAHYWVGRITILLGPVNILIGLYCGNGGEKLKITYLCVLVFFVVAALLLEIRLLMKRKREATTNLTKTPVFQVD, encoded by the exons ATGGGTAATTATTCCAAGTACTTCATAGCCATGTTCTATGTATTCATAAGGATGATGATACTGTTATTAGAGCCAAAGAAGAACCAAATGGTGAATGCAGCGGATATGAACAATACAACTGTCGCGGTGCTTCATTTTTGTGCTACAGGTTCAACTCCTCTTCACGAACCCTATAATGATATCCGGAAATTCATCTGTTCATCGCTTGATTGGCACGGCTACAGTATCGCT CTCCGGAAAGATGAACATGATGTTGTTACAATAGTACTATCGGGTATGTATGAAATGAACTGGATTGGAGTTGGAGTATCGCGAGATGGGAAAATGGAGGGTGCGAGTGCTGTGGTGGGATGGCTGCGAGGCAAAGACAGCAACTCCAGCGTTATAAAGCAGTACTTTTTGCAGGGTCCGTCGAGTGATCAATTCATTCCAGATAAAGGTGATCTGGAATTCGGTAAAGCTGCTCCTACAATGCTTCTTCAAGACACAACCATTTACCTGGCATTTCAACTTCAATTTGCAAACGGTATTACTCGTCAACCTTTTATATTTGCTGCTGGAATAGGAAAGCCTGGTGACAACAACATCCTACCAAAGCACGCCTTTAATACCTCCATGACAGTTGATTTCTCTAAAG GTACTTTCACTCTTGGTTATGTAGACATCAGCAAAGTGAAGCTGAACCATGGAATTCTGGCTATAGTTGGATGGGGCATATTCATTCCATTAGGAGTAGCATTGGCCAGGTACCTTAGGGATCTTGAACCTTTGTGGTACTATCTTCATTCATCAGTTCAGTTTGTGGGATTCTTTGTTGGCCTTGCTGCTGTGGCTGTTGGGAAGTCATTATACGATCGTATAGATGCCGACTTTTTATACCACAGAGCCATCGGCTACACCGTGCTTTCTCTTAGTGTTCTTGAG GTGTGCCAATTCGTCATGAGGCCGTCGAGTAGTTCCAATGTTCGGCACTACTGGAATCTGGCTCATTATTGGGTGGGGAGAATTACAATCTTGCTCGGACCCGTCAACATTCTCATTGGACTCTATTGTGGAAATGGAGGTGAAAAGTTAAAGATTACATAtttatgtgttcttgttttctttgttgtgGCTGCACTCCTCTTAGAAATACGGCTGCTGATGAAGAGGAAAAGAGAAGCAACTACCAATTTGACCAAGACTCCTGTTTTTCAAGTTGATTAA